One window of Anaerolineales bacterium genomic DNA carries:
- a CDS encoding aromatic amino acid lyase encodes MTITLNGTSLTIEKLVAIARDNEKVELAPEALERIKVCRAMLEEKLAKKEVMYGTNTGIGEFSETMLNDEQVKEFQKYLIYNHAAGIGEPAPIEYVRAALAGRINVHAHGNSGCRPEITLTLVEMLNKGVTPVVCQKGSVGASGDLAPMAQAALLLMGEGEAFFNGDRLPGQEAMRRAGIEAPGLQARDGLAAINGSNLLTAMSALHIYDMERLLRQAEIAAAMSIEALLGNMKPYNTKLHELRGFGGAVTSAKNIMKVIEGSDLTTGKMKTKVQDAYSMRSTPQVIGAARDAIAYARTQVEIELNGVGDNPIFIPEDKLTLTGANFQGTPVSLPMDMAGAAITMVCVMSERRMNRLTNPALSQGLPDFLAHEPGFYSGMMLSQYTADHLIVEQRILSTPASIQSIPAAADQEDFVSMGMNTAIKNGQILDNAYGVLGIEFMAAAQALDFREFTPGKGSIKAREVIRKYVEHLEVDRPLYNDHNAMKELVKRGEILSEVEKTVGRLG; translated from the coding sequence ATGACCATCACCCTGAACGGAACCTCCCTCACGATAGAAAAACTTGTTGCGATTGCACGAGATAACGAGAAAGTAGAACTTGCCCCCGAAGCCCTGGAGCGGATCAAAGTCTGCCGCGCCATGCTGGAGGAGAAACTTGCCAAAAAAGAAGTCATGTATGGCACGAACACGGGCATCGGTGAGTTTTCAGAGACGATGCTCAACGATGAGCAGGTGAAGGAATTTCAGAAGTATCTTATCTACAATCATGCCGCTGGCATCGGCGAACCTGCGCCCATCGAGTATGTCCGTGCGGCGCTGGCGGGGCGCATCAACGTCCATGCGCATGGGAATTCCGGTTGCAGACCCGAGATCACCCTGACACTGGTGGAGATGCTGAACAAAGGCGTCACGCCTGTTGTTTGTCAGAAGGGGTCGGTGGGCGCGAGCGGCGACCTCGCTCCGATGGCGCAAGCGGCTTTACTGCTCATGGGCGAAGGTGAAGCCTTCTTTAACGGCGACCGACTCCCAGGTCAAGAAGCGATGCGGCGGGCTGGTATCGAAGCCCCAGGTTTGCAGGCACGTGATGGTCTTGCCGCCATCAACGGCTCCAACCTCCTCACAGCCATGTCCGCCCTCCACATCTATGATATGGAACGCCTGCTCAGGCAGGCAGAGATTGCGGCGGCGATGTCCATTGAGGCATTGCTCGGCAACATGAAACCGTACAACACAAAGTTGCATGAACTACGTGGCTTTGGCGGTGCGGTCACGTCTGCGAAGAACATCATGAAGGTCATCGAAGGCTCCGACCTCACCACGGGCAAAATGAAAACCAAAGTGCAGGACGCCTATTCGATGCGCTCCACGCCGCAGGTCATCGGTGCGGCACGGGATGCAATTGCGTATGCACGCACACAGGTCGAGATCGAACTCAACGGCGTTGGCGATAACCCGATCTTTATCCCCGAAGATAAGTTGACTCTTACGGGTGCAAACTTTCAGGGTACTCCCGTTTCATTGCCGATGGATATGGCGGGCGCCGCCATCACGATGGTGTGTGTAATGTCGGAGCGACGCATGAACCGACTGACGAACCCGGCTCTCTCTCAGGGACTGCCTGATTTCCTCGCCCATGAGCCTGGTTTCTACTCTGGGATGATGCTCAGCCAATACACTGCCGACCACTTGATCGTCGAACAACGGATTTTATCCACGCCTGCGAGCATTCAATCCATCCCTGCCGCCGCCGATCAAGAGGACTTCGTCTCGATGGGCATGAACACCGCCATCAAGAACGGACAGATATTAGATAACGCTTACGGCGTCCTCGGCATCGAATTCATGGCAGCCGCGCAAGCGCTGGATTTTAGAGAGTTCACGCCGGGCAAAGGTTCGATCAAAGCGCGCGAAGTGATTCGTAAATATGTAGAACATCTCGAAGTAGATCGTCCGCTGTATAACGACCACAACGCGATGAAAGAATTGGTAAAACGAGGGGAAATTCTAAGTGAAGTGGAAAAGACGGTGGGCAGGCTGGGATGA
- a CDS encoding endonuclease — MAKNKEPNRYSRLIESIFSKYFQEGMNEITFARDEIEQAAKELKIVLPKNLGDVLYTFRYRSSLPESITSTAPDGFEWIIRPAGRSKYKLALVQQSIVVPSNMMAETKIPDATPGIISRYALNDEQAVLAKIRYNRLIDIFTGLTCYSLQNHLRTAVSEMGQVETDEIYIGIDKRGIHYVLPIQAKGRKDKIGIVQIEQDIRVCESKFQNLICRPIAAQSLTDDLIALFEFEYGEDEIKIVSEKHYKLVKSKDLSLEDLKSYRERFQE, encoded by the coding sequence ATGGCTAAGAACAAAGAACCAAATCGTTATTCTCGCTTGATAGAATCTATCTTTTCTAAATATTTTCAAGAGGGAATGAACGAAATTACTTTTGCGCGTGATGAAATTGAGCAGGCGGCAAAAGAACTCAAAATTGTTTTACCCAAGAATCTTGGTGATGTCCTCTATACTTTTAGGTATAGGTCATCGTTGCCCGAGAGTATTACATCAACTGCTCCCGATGGCTTTGAATGGATAATTCGCCCTGCGGGACGTTCGAAATACAAACTGGCTCTTGTTCAGCAGTCCATTGTTGTGCCATCCAACATGATGGCAGAGACGAAAATACCTGACGCAACCCCAGGAATTATTTCCCGATACGCCTTGAATGATGAGCAGGCTGTACTGGCAAAAATTCGATACAACAGACTCATTGATATATTCACTGGTTTAACTTGTTATTCCCTCCAAAATCATTTGCGAACTGCCGTGTCCGAAATGGGACAAGTGGAAACTGATGAAATTTACATAGGCATCGATAAGCGCGGTATTCACTATGTGTTGCCAATCCAAGCCAAAGGTAGAAAAGACAAAATTGGTATTGTGCAAATAGAACAAGACATTCGAGTATGTGAATCTAAATTCCAAAACTTGATTTGCCGCCCAATTGCTGCTCAGTCGTTGACTGATGATTTGATTGCTCTTTTTGAATTTGAATATGGGGAAGATGAAATCAAGATTGTTTCTGAAAAACACTATAAATTGGTTAAGTCGAAGGATTTGTCTCTTGAGGATTTGAAATCATACCGAGAAAGATTCCAGGAGTAG
- a CDS encoding DNA methyltransferase encodes MKLSESAVALNLNTSAKTRKNGNANKLASEDRAFHDWYRFVLSFPPHLARDYIKDFGLTKNSVVLDPFCGTGTTLVEARLLGLKSVGLEANSFAHFAASTKLDWDVDADQLLAKSRDIAHTALEMLKLQGLDDAKPFGEKPKKLKLRTLDDDTEKLILSNSISPLPLHKILVLLDCLKEIEKEKIYNHALLALGNALVYKISNLHFGPEVGVRNPKADVYVIGCWLEEVEKIASDLKTVEGKEFPQSQIYLGDSREIASFISPESIDAVITSPPYPNEKDYTRTTRLESVLLGFVNSKEELRALKKTLVRSNTRGVYKADDDDKWIQDYPEIQKIADEIEERRIALEKDSGFERLYARVTKLYFGGMARHLADLRQLLRPGAQLAYVVGDQASYLRVMIRTGELLAKIAVALGYEHVRTDLFRTRLATATKEQLREEVVILRWNKKE; translated from the coding sequence ATGAAGTTGAGTGAATCCGCAGTTGCCTTGAATTTGAATACATCCGCCAAAACTAGAAAGAACGGAAATGCTAATAAATTGGCGTCCGAAGACCGTGCATTTCATGATTGGTATAGATTTGTCCTTTCCTTTCCGCCGCATTTGGCAAGAGATTACATCAAGGATTTTGGGCTTACCAAGAATAGTGTTGTGCTTGATCCATTTTGCGGTACTGGAACAACTCTTGTTGAGGCAAGGCTTTTAGGACTCAAATCTGTTGGTCTGGAAGCTAATTCATTTGCTCATTTTGCCGCTTCTACAAAATTGGATTGGGATGTTGATGCAGATCAATTGCTCGCAAAATCCAGAGATATTGCCCACACTGCCCTTGAAATGTTGAAGCTTCAAGGGCTTGATGATGCTAAGCCTTTTGGAGAAAAACCAAAGAAGCTCAAACTTCGTACCTTGGATGATGATACGGAAAAGCTTATACTTTCGAATTCAATCAGCCCATTGCCTCTTCATAAAATACTTGTATTGCTTGATTGTCTGAAAGAAATTGAAAAAGAAAAAATTTATAATCACGCGCTTTTGGCATTAGGAAATGCTTTAGTTTATAAAATCAGCAATTTGCATTTTGGACCAGAAGTTGGTGTCCGTAACCCTAAGGCTGATGTGTATGTTATAGGGTGTTGGCTTGAGGAAGTTGAAAAGATCGCTTCAGATCTCAAAACAGTTGAAGGCAAGGAGTTTCCGCAATCTCAAATTTATCTAGGTGATTCACGAGAGATTGCCAGTTTTATCTCTCCCGAGTCGATCGATGCAGTTATCACTTCTCCTCCATATCCAAACGAAAAGGACTACACGCGTACAACCCGCTTGGAATCAGTTTTGCTTGGATTTGTTAATTCAAAAGAAGAATTAAGGGCGTTGAAGAAAACTCTTGTCCGTTCCAATACTCGTGGAGTCTATAAAGCGGATGATGACGACAAATGGATTCAAGATTATCCTGAAATCCAGAAAATTGCTGACGAAATCGAAGAACGCAGGATTGCCCTTGAAAAAGACTCCGGTTTTGAGAGACTATATGCTCGGGTAACAAAACTTTATTTTGGCGGCATGGCTCGTCATTTGGCAGATTTACGGCAATTGCTTCGTCCAGGCGCTCAACTGGCTTATGTTGTTGGTGATCAAGCATCTTATTTGCGGGTTATGATACGAACAGGGGAACTTCTTGCGAAAATTGCAGTGGCTTTGGGGTATGAACATGTTCGAACTGATCTTTTTCGAACAAGACTTGCAACTGCCACGAAGGAACAACTTCGCGAAGAAGTAGTCATTTTGCGGTGGAATAAAAAGGAGTAG